The following proteins are co-located in the Ketogulonicigenium robustum genome:
- the rsmI gene encoding 16S rRNA (cytidine(1402)-2'-O)-methyltransferase, protein MAGSLPLTAGLYLVATPIGSARDITLRALDVLRMADVIAAEDTRTARKLMEIHGVPLNGRRLVAFHDHSGDGTVAHLVAQVQDGKSVAYVSEAGTPLVADPGYELSQGMIAAGLPVTAAPGASAVLTALTIGGLPTDRFLFNGFLPSAHAARQTELAGLRDVPATLVFYESPKRLADCLVDMMAVFGPNRRAAICRELTKKFEEVRRGSLSELAAYYGENDVRGEVVVLVDRAGAQETGVADVEGALREAMQTMRIKDAATLVAGALNLPRREVYQIALSMAQADD, encoded by the coding sequence TTGCCGCTGACGGCGGGTCTTTATCTTGTGGCGACGCCCATCGGCAGCGCGCGCGACATCACGCTGCGCGCGCTGGATGTGCTGCGCATGGCCGATGTCATTGCGGCCGAGGACACGCGAACCGCGCGCAAGTTGATGGAAATTCATGGCGTTCCGCTGAACGGTCGCCGCCTTGTCGCGTTTCACGACCATTCGGGTGATGGCACTGTCGCCCACTTGGTGGCGCAGGTTCAGGATGGAAAATCAGTCGCTTACGTGTCCGAGGCCGGGACCCCGCTGGTCGCCGATCCGGGGTACGAGCTATCGCAGGGCATGATCGCCGCTGGCTTGCCTGTGACCGCAGCACCGGGCGCATCCGCAGTACTTACCGCACTGACGATTGGTGGATTGCCGACGGATCGCTTTTTATTCAACGGGTTTTTACCTTCGGCCCATGCGGCGCGGCAAACCGAACTGGCTGGTCTGCGCGATGTGCCCGCGACATTGGTGTTTTACGAATCGCCCAAGCGGTTGGCTGATTGCTTGGTCGATATGATGGCGGTTTTCGGCCCAAACCGCCGCGCCGCCATCTGCCGCGAGCTGACCAAGAAGTTCGAGGAAGTCCGTCGCGGTAGCCTGTCAGAGCTGGCCGCCTATTACGGCGAAAACGATGTGCGCGGCGAGGTAGTGGTGCTGGTCGATCGTGCCGGCGCGCAAGAAACGGGCGTTGCCGATGTCGAGGGCGCGCTGCGCGAGGCGATGCAGACCATGCGGATCAAGGATGCCGCAACCTTGGTCGCCGGTGCACTGAACTTGCCTCGCCGCGAGGTGTACCAGATTGCGCTGTCGATGGCGCAGGCGGATGACTAA